Proteins co-encoded in one Nicotiana sylvestris chromosome 7, ASM39365v2, whole genome shotgun sequence genomic window:
- the LOC104249795 gene encoding receptor-like serine/threonine-protein kinase ALE2 isoform X5, producing the protein MGGVRLQLLCLVLKVCVFSLVLQGSAGFSLSPSPSASSSIPPIEEGIPSSVSHGKAFRSNAPAPAFELNGTSSPPANVLPPLTSNPVPQPKEALTPSLQPSAPTLLPPPSSAPPAISSAPPPAASLPALPPPPIKWNGPAPVLPPSAPKRERQHAEQPVSVPEAPAPVSSPGRNSPEDAPTKAPPLPGSKPPSESRAPESPLSSIAPVVNMPAPRGKPHNSLPTIPRNPEVSPSIPPVLNAPAPRGNPENPLPTHPIIPEVSPSVPPVLNAPSPRGKPQKPLPVRPNNPEVSPSIPPAIVAPPPRKLPNNSPPSHPRIPLKPPSSSPGKHEISPVSTLWPSIHHKRASAPAAAPPNGIISQHPAKGSSVPPLLAPLTSPESHDSPAIAPSPAASSRPTKKPFLSPPLGSSSRHPKIPHPFQALPPPPPNEDCASLACAEPFTNGPPKTPCVCVLPMRVGLRLSVALYTFFPLVSELATEIAVGVFIDPSQVRIMGANSASQYPEKTIVLIDLVPLGEKFDNTTAFLTSQRFWHKQVLIKASLFGDYDVLYVQYPGLPPSPPSAASDIDTIGSRPYPGDNNGRTIQPLGVDVSGQRHKSGPNRSVIAVIVLSASVAVILCCAVAWVLLFRHRDRGCQSDPTPPTTLPSLAKSSGIAASMIGSRPNSPSLSFSSSFAAYTGSARTFSSSEIERATDNFNEARVLGEGGFGRVYSGVLDDGTKVAVKILKRDDQQGGREFLAEVEMLSRLHHRNLVKLIGICIEERSRCLVYELMPNGSVESHLHGVDKEISPLDWHARMKIALGAARGLAYLHEDSSPRVIHRDFKSSNILLEHDFTPKVSDFGLARAALDEENRHISTRVMGTFGYVAPEYAMTGHLLVKSDVYSYGVVLLELLTGRKPVDMSQPPGQENLVAWARPLLTSEEGLELIVDSTLGPDFPSDDIVKVAAIASMCVQPEVSHRPFMGEVVQALKLVCSEGEQTKEFVSRSCSRDDLSIDMDARMSTASGQLLMNPRSPVSNSDSELDVERGLSMSDLLSPLARFGKKDSSPFRRYSSSGPFRTGKTRRLWQKMRRLSAGSVSEHGMMFGLQCGSH; encoded by the exons ATGGGTGGGGTGAGGCTGCAACTTCTTTGCTTGGTGCTGAAAGTCTGTGTCTTTTCTTTGGTTCTTCAGGGATCTGCAG gTTTCAGTTTATCCCCCTCTCCGTCAGCTTCCTCTTCAATTCCTCCTATTGAAGAAGGAATACCCTCTTCCGTCTCTCATGGGAAGGCATTCAGAAGTAATGCACCTGCTCCTGCATTTGAACTAAATG GGACGTCTTCTCCTCCTGCAAATGTGCTTCCACCGCTGACGTCTAACCCTGTTCCCCAACCGAAAGAAGCTCTCACTCCATCTCTGCAACCAAGCGCTCCTACATTATTGCCACCTCCCAGTTCAGCCCCACCCGCAATCTCTTCAGCTCCGCCACCAGCCGCTTCTCTACCAGCTCTTCCTCCTCCTCCGATTAAGTGGAATGGTCCTGCTCCAGTTCTTCCACCAAGTGCTCCTAAGAGAGAGCGTCAACATGCTGAGCAGCCTGTTTCTGTGCCAGAAGCTCCAG CACCAGTCTCGTCACCTGGAAGGAATTCACCAGAAGATGCACCAACTAAAGCTCCACCGCTACCTGGATCTAAGCCACCCAGTGAGAGCAGGGCACCAGAGAGTCCTCTCTCCTCAATTGCCCCGG TCGTTAACATGCCAGCTCCACGGGGAAAGCCGCACAATTCACTGCCCACCATCCCAAGAAATCCAGAAGTTTCACCATCCATTCCACCAG TCCTGAATGCGCCTGCTCCAAGGGGAAATCCAGAAAATCCACTGCCCACCCACCCAATCATTCCAGAAGTCTCACCATCTGTTCCACCAG TCCTTAATGCGCCTTCTCCAAGGGGAAAGCCACAGAAACCGCTGCCCGTTCGCCCAAACAATCCAGAAGTCTCACCATCCATTCCACCAG CGATAGTTGCACCACCACCAAGGAAGTTACCTAACAATTCACCACCCAGCCATCCAAGAATTCCTCTAAAACCTCCATCCAGTTCCCCAG GTAAGCATGAGATATCCCCTGTATCAACTCTGTGGCCAAGCATCCACCACAAAAGAGCAAGTGCTCCAGCTGCTGCACCTCCTAATGGGATTATCAGTCAGCATCCAGCAAAAG GATCATCGGTCCCACCACTTCTTGCGCCTTTAACATCTCCAGAAAGCCATGATTCTCCTGCAATAGCACCCTCTCCGGCTGCTTCATCTAGACCAACTAAAA AGCCATTTCTTTCCCCTCCCCTTGGGTCTTCATCAAGGCATCCAAAGATACCGCATCCATTTCAAGCACTACCACCGCCACCTCCTAACGAAG ATTGCGCATCATTGGCTTGCGCGGAGCCTTTCACAAATGGTCCACCAAAAACaccttgtgtttgtgtcttgcCCATGCGAGTTGGACTACGCCTTAGTGTAGCACTCTACACCTTCTTCCCTTTGGTTTCGGAGCTGGCTACAGAAATCGCTGTTGGTGTATTTATAGATCCAAGTCAAGTCCGTATTATGGGAGCAAATTCAGCCAGCCAGTATCCAGAAAAGACCATTGTCCTTATTGATTTGGTACCCCTTGGAGAAAAATTTGATAACACTACAGCATTTCTGACATCTCAAAGATTCTGGCACAAACAAGTTCTTATAAAAGCTTCACTCTTTGGTGATTATGATGTATTGTATGTGCAATATCCAG GTCTTCCTCCCTCCCCTCCTTCAGCAGCTTCAGACATTGATACCATAGGTAGCCGACCATATCCTGGTGATAATAACGGAAGGACCATACAGCCTCTTGGAGTTGATGTGAGCGGGCAACGGCACAAAAGTGGGCCAAATCGGAGTGTCATAGCAGTAATTGTATTGTCAGCCTCTGTCGCAGTTATTTTATGCTGTGCCGTGGCATGGGTTTTGCTTTTCAGACATAGAGATCGCGGATGTCAGTCAGACCCAACTCCACCAACTACATTACCGTCCCTTGCAAAGTCATCAG GGATTGCAGCCTCCATGATTGGGAGCAGGCCAAACTCTCCTTCATTATCCTTTAGTTCTAGCTTTGCTGCTTATACTGGTTCAGCTAGAACATTCAGTTCAAGTGAAATTGAGAGAGCAACTGACAACTTCAATGAAGCAAGAGTACTAGGTGAAGGGGGATTTGGTCGTGTTTATAGTGGTGTGCTTGATGATGGAACGAAAGTGGCTGTGAAAATCCTCAAGAGAGACGATCAGCAGGGTGGTCGTGAATTTTTGGCTGAAGTAGAGATGCTGAGCCGCCTCCATCATAGGAACTTGGTCAAGTTGATAGGCATATGTATTGAGGAACGCAGTCGCTGTTTAGTTTATGAGCTCATGCCAAATGGCAGCGTAGAATCTCACCTTCACG GTGTTGACAAGGAAATTTCTCCACTTGATTGGCATGCCCGAATGAAAATAGCACTTGGTGCTGCCCGAGGCCTGGCCTATTTGCATGAAGATTCCAGTCCCCGTGTCATACATAGGGATTTTAAATCTAGTAACATCTTACTGGAACATGATTTCACCCCAAAAGTGTCTGATTTTGGTTTGGCTAGAGCTGCATTAGATGAAGAAAACAGACACATATCCACTCGAGTCATGGGAACTTTTGG GTATGTAGCTCCAGAATATGCTATGACGGGGCATCTCCTTGTAAAGAGTGATGTTTACAGCTATGGGGTTGTCCTACTTGAGCTGCTAACCGGAAGAAAGCCGGTGGATATGTCCCAACCACCTGGTCAAGAGAATTTAGTGGCTTGGGCACGCCCACTCCTAACGAGTGAAGAAGGTCTGGAGTTGATTGTGGACTCTACTTTGGGGCCTGATTTCCCTTCTGATGACATTGTAAAAGTAGCTGCTATTGCTTCAATGTGTGTTCAACCAGAGGTATCGCACAGGCCTTTCATGGGTGAGGTCGTCCAGGCTTTGAAGTTGGTGTGTAGCGAAGGTGAACAGACAAAAGAATTCGTGTCTCGAAGTTGTAGCCGAGATGATCTGTCTATTGACATGGACGCTAGGATGAGTACAGCTTCGGGCCAATTGTTGATGAACCCTCGATCCCCCGTGTCTAACTCCGACAGTGAGCTGGATGTTGAGAGGGGACTCTCAATGTCCGATTTACTGAGTCCATTAGcaagatttggaaagaaagattCCAGTCCATTTAGGAGGTACTCAAGCTCAGGTCCTTTCAGAACAGGAAAAACCAGGAGGCTATGGCAAAAAATGAGACGATTATCTGCAGGTAGTGTAAGCGAGCATGGGATGATGTTTGGGTTGCAGTGTGGATCCCACTAA
- the LOC104249795 gene encoding receptor-like serine/threonine-protein kinase ALE2 isoform X4, translating to MGGVRLQLLCLVLKVCVFSLVLQGSAGFSLSPSPSASSSIPPIEEGIPSSVSHGKAFRSNAPAPAFELNGTSSPPANVLPPLTSNPVPQPKEALTPSLQPSAPTLLPPPSSAPPAISSAPPPAASLPALPPPPIKWNGPAPVLPPSAPKRERQHAEQPVSVPEAPAPVSSPGRNSPEDAPTKAPPLPGSKPPSESRAPESPLSSIAPVVNMPAPRGKPHNSLPTIPRNPEVSPSIPPVLNAPAPRGNPENPLPTHPIIPEVSPSVPPGKHEISPVSTLWPSIHHKRASAPAAAPPNGIISQHPAKAPTEHKAMGSSTNAPHKFFNSPPKERLYPPLSAPSTSFQRDHRLKDNMTAITPSSYEVHPHLSTEQGPLIPPSPSFHAKSYPKTNLRHQSHSPLTAGSSVPPLLAPLTSPESHDSPAIAPSPAASSRPTKKPFLSPPLGSSSRHPKIPHPFQALPPPPPNEDCASLACAEPFTNGPPKTPCVCVLPMRVGLRLSVALYTFFPLVSELATEIAVGVFIDPSQVRIMGANSASQYPEKTIVLIDLVPLGEKFDNTTAFLTSQRFWHKQVLIKASLFGDYDVLYVQYPGLPPSPPSAASDIDTIGSRPYPGDNNGRTIQPLGVDVSGQRHKSGPNRSVIAVIVLSASVAVILCCAVAWVLLFRHRDRGCQSDPTPPTTLPSLAKSSGIAASMIGSRPNSPSLSFSSSFAAYTGSARTFSSSEIERATDNFNEARVLGEGGFGRVYSGVLDDGTKVAVKILKRDDQQGGREFLAEVEMLSRLHHRNLVKLIGICIEERSRCLVYELMPNGSVESHLHGVDKEISPLDWHARMKIALGAARGLAYLHEDSSPRVIHRDFKSSNILLEHDFTPKVSDFGLARAALDEENRHISTRVMGTFGYVAPEYAMTGHLLVKSDVYSYGVVLLELLTGRKPVDMSQPPGQENLVAWARPLLTSEEGLELIVDSTLGPDFPSDDIVKVAAIASMCVQPEVSHRPFMGEVVQALKLVCSEGEQTKEFVSRSCSRDDLSIDMDARMSTASGQLLMNPRSPVSNSDSELDVERGLSMSDLLSPLARFGKKDSSPFRRYSSSGPFRTGKTRRLWQKMRRLSAGSVSEHGMMFGLQCGSH from the exons ATGGGTGGGGTGAGGCTGCAACTTCTTTGCTTGGTGCTGAAAGTCTGTGTCTTTTCTTTGGTTCTTCAGGGATCTGCAG gTTTCAGTTTATCCCCCTCTCCGTCAGCTTCCTCTTCAATTCCTCCTATTGAAGAAGGAATACCCTCTTCCGTCTCTCATGGGAAGGCATTCAGAAGTAATGCACCTGCTCCTGCATTTGAACTAAATG GGACGTCTTCTCCTCCTGCAAATGTGCTTCCACCGCTGACGTCTAACCCTGTTCCCCAACCGAAAGAAGCTCTCACTCCATCTCTGCAACCAAGCGCTCCTACATTATTGCCACCTCCCAGTTCAGCCCCACCCGCAATCTCTTCAGCTCCGCCACCAGCCGCTTCTCTACCAGCTCTTCCTCCTCCTCCGATTAAGTGGAATGGTCCTGCTCCAGTTCTTCCACCAAGTGCTCCTAAGAGAGAGCGTCAACATGCTGAGCAGCCTGTTTCTGTGCCAGAAGCTCCAG CACCAGTCTCGTCACCTGGAAGGAATTCACCAGAAGATGCACCAACTAAAGCTCCACCGCTACCTGGATCTAAGCCACCCAGTGAGAGCAGGGCACCAGAGAGTCCTCTCTCCTCAATTGCCCCGG TCGTTAACATGCCAGCTCCACGGGGAAAGCCGCACAATTCACTGCCCACCATCCCAAGAAATCCAGAAGTTTCACCATCCATTCCACCAG TCCTGAATGCGCCTGCTCCAAGGGGAAATCCAGAAAATCCACTGCCCACCCACCCAATCATTCCAGAAGTCTCACCATCTGTTCCACCAG GTAAGCATGAGATATCCCCTGTATCAACTCTGTGGCCAAGCATCCACCACAAAAGAGCAAGTGCTCCAGCTGCTGCACCTCCTAATGGGATTATCAGTCAGCATCCAGCAAAAG CTCCTACTGAACACAAAGCCATGGGATCCTCTACTAATGCTCCTCATAAATTCTTTAATTCTCCCCCCAAGGAAAGATTATATCCTCCTTTATCTGCACCTTCAACCTCATTTCAGAGGGATCACCGCCTAAAAGATAACATGACAGCAATCACTCCGTCATCTTATGAAGTTCATCCTCATCTTTCAACTGAACAAG GTCCATTGATACCTCCATCTCCTTCGTTTCACGCAAAATCATATCCAAAGACTAACCTTAGGCACCAATCTCATTCACCGTTAACTGCAG GATCATCGGTCCCACCACTTCTTGCGCCTTTAACATCTCCAGAAAGCCATGATTCTCCTGCAATAGCACCCTCTCCGGCTGCTTCATCTAGACCAACTAAAA AGCCATTTCTTTCCCCTCCCCTTGGGTCTTCATCAAGGCATCCAAAGATACCGCATCCATTTCAAGCACTACCACCGCCACCTCCTAACGAAG ATTGCGCATCATTGGCTTGCGCGGAGCCTTTCACAAATGGTCCACCAAAAACaccttgtgtttgtgtcttgcCCATGCGAGTTGGACTACGCCTTAGTGTAGCACTCTACACCTTCTTCCCTTTGGTTTCGGAGCTGGCTACAGAAATCGCTGTTGGTGTATTTATAGATCCAAGTCAAGTCCGTATTATGGGAGCAAATTCAGCCAGCCAGTATCCAGAAAAGACCATTGTCCTTATTGATTTGGTACCCCTTGGAGAAAAATTTGATAACACTACAGCATTTCTGACATCTCAAAGATTCTGGCACAAACAAGTTCTTATAAAAGCTTCACTCTTTGGTGATTATGATGTATTGTATGTGCAATATCCAG GTCTTCCTCCCTCCCCTCCTTCAGCAGCTTCAGACATTGATACCATAGGTAGCCGACCATATCCTGGTGATAATAACGGAAGGACCATACAGCCTCTTGGAGTTGATGTGAGCGGGCAACGGCACAAAAGTGGGCCAAATCGGAGTGTCATAGCAGTAATTGTATTGTCAGCCTCTGTCGCAGTTATTTTATGCTGTGCCGTGGCATGGGTTTTGCTTTTCAGACATAGAGATCGCGGATGTCAGTCAGACCCAACTCCACCAACTACATTACCGTCCCTTGCAAAGTCATCAG GGATTGCAGCCTCCATGATTGGGAGCAGGCCAAACTCTCCTTCATTATCCTTTAGTTCTAGCTTTGCTGCTTATACTGGTTCAGCTAGAACATTCAGTTCAAGTGAAATTGAGAGAGCAACTGACAACTTCAATGAAGCAAGAGTACTAGGTGAAGGGGGATTTGGTCGTGTTTATAGTGGTGTGCTTGATGATGGAACGAAAGTGGCTGTGAAAATCCTCAAGAGAGACGATCAGCAGGGTGGTCGTGAATTTTTGGCTGAAGTAGAGATGCTGAGCCGCCTCCATCATAGGAACTTGGTCAAGTTGATAGGCATATGTATTGAGGAACGCAGTCGCTGTTTAGTTTATGAGCTCATGCCAAATGGCAGCGTAGAATCTCACCTTCACG GTGTTGACAAGGAAATTTCTCCACTTGATTGGCATGCCCGAATGAAAATAGCACTTGGTGCTGCCCGAGGCCTGGCCTATTTGCATGAAGATTCCAGTCCCCGTGTCATACATAGGGATTTTAAATCTAGTAACATCTTACTGGAACATGATTTCACCCCAAAAGTGTCTGATTTTGGTTTGGCTAGAGCTGCATTAGATGAAGAAAACAGACACATATCCACTCGAGTCATGGGAACTTTTGG GTATGTAGCTCCAGAATATGCTATGACGGGGCATCTCCTTGTAAAGAGTGATGTTTACAGCTATGGGGTTGTCCTACTTGAGCTGCTAACCGGAAGAAAGCCGGTGGATATGTCCCAACCACCTGGTCAAGAGAATTTAGTGGCTTGGGCACGCCCACTCCTAACGAGTGAAGAAGGTCTGGAGTTGATTGTGGACTCTACTTTGGGGCCTGATTTCCCTTCTGATGACATTGTAAAAGTAGCTGCTATTGCTTCAATGTGTGTTCAACCAGAGGTATCGCACAGGCCTTTCATGGGTGAGGTCGTCCAGGCTTTGAAGTTGGTGTGTAGCGAAGGTGAACAGACAAAAGAATTCGTGTCTCGAAGTTGTAGCCGAGATGATCTGTCTATTGACATGGACGCTAGGATGAGTACAGCTTCGGGCCAATTGTTGATGAACCCTCGATCCCCCGTGTCTAACTCCGACAGTGAGCTGGATGTTGAGAGGGGACTCTCAATGTCCGATTTACTGAGTCCATTAGcaagatttggaaagaaagattCCAGTCCATTTAGGAGGTACTCAAGCTCAGGTCCTTTCAGAACAGGAAAAACCAGGAGGCTATGGCAAAAAATGAGACGATTATCTGCAGGTAGTGTAAGCGAGCATGGGATGATGTTTGGGTTGCAGTGTGGATCCCACTAA
- the LOC104249795 gene encoding receptor-like serine/threonine-protein kinase ALE2 isoform X3 gives MGGVRLQLLCLVLKVCVFSLVLQGSAGFSLSPSPSASSSIPPIEEGIPSSVSHGKAFRSNAPAPAFELNGTSSPPANVLPPLTSNPVPQPKEALTPSLQPSAPTLLPPPSSAPPAISSAPPPAASLPALPPPPIKWNGPAPVLPPSAPKRERQHAEQPVSVPEAPAPVSSPGRNSPEDAPTKAPPLPGSKPPSESRAPESPLSSIAPVVNMPAPRGKPHNSLPTIPRNPEVSPSIPPVLNAPAPRGNPENPLPTHPIIPEVSPSVPPVLNAPSPRGKPQKPLPVRPNNPEVSPSIPPGKHEISPVSTLWPSIHHKRASAPAAAPPNGIISQHPAKAPTEHKAMGSSTNAPHKFFNSPPKERLYPPLSAPSTSFQRDHRLKDNMTAITPSSYEVHPHLSTEQGPLIPPSPSFHAKSYPKTNLRHQSHSPLTAGSSVPPLLAPLTSPESHDSPAIAPSPAASSRPTKKPFLSPPLGSSSRHPKIPHPFQALPPPPPNEDCASLACAEPFTNGPPKTPCVCVLPMRVGLRLSVALYTFFPLVSELATEIAVGVFIDPSQVRIMGANSASQYPEKTIVLIDLVPLGEKFDNTTAFLTSQRFWHKQVLIKASLFGDYDVLYVQYPGLPPSPPSAASDIDTIGSRPYPGDNNGRTIQPLGVDVSGQRHKSGPNRSVIAVIVLSASVAVILCCAVAWVLLFRHRDRGCQSDPTPPTTLPSLAKSSGIAASMIGSRPNSPSLSFSSSFAAYTGSARTFSSSEIERATDNFNEARVLGEGGFGRVYSGVLDDGTKVAVKILKRDDQQGGREFLAEVEMLSRLHHRNLVKLIGICIEERSRCLVYELMPNGSVESHLHGVDKEISPLDWHARMKIALGAARGLAYLHEDSSPRVIHRDFKSSNILLEHDFTPKVSDFGLARAALDEENRHISTRVMGTFGYVAPEYAMTGHLLVKSDVYSYGVVLLELLTGRKPVDMSQPPGQENLVAWARPLLTSEEGLELIVDSTLGPDFPSDDIVKVAAIASMCVQPEVSHRPFMGEVVQALKLVCSEGEQTKEFVSRSCSRDDLSIDMDARMSTASGQLLMNPRSPVSNSDSELDVERGLSMSDLLSPLARFGKKDSSPFRRYSSSGPFRTGKTRRLWQKMRRLSAGSVSEHGMMFGLQCGSH, from the exons ATGGGTGGGGTGAGGCTGCAACTTCTTTGCTTGGTGCTGAAAGTCTGTGTCTTTTCTTTGGTTCTTCAGGGATCTGCAG gTTTCAGTTTATCCCCCTCTCCGTCAGCTTCCTCTTCAATTCCTCCTATTGAAGAAGGAATACCCTCTTCCGTCTCTCATGGGAAGGCATTCAGAAGTAATGCACCTGCTCCTGCATTTGAACTAAATG GGACGTCTTCTCCTCCTGCAAATGTGCTTCCACCGCTGACGTCTAACCCTGTTCCCCAACCGAAAGAAGCTCTCACTCCATCTCTGCAACCAAGCGCTCCTACATTATTGCCACCTCCCAGTTCAGCCCCACCCGCAATCTCTTCAGCTCCGCCACCAGCCGCTTCTCTACCAGCTCTTCCTCCTCCTCCGATTAAGTGGAATGGTCCTGCTCCAGTTCTTCCACCAAGTGCTCCTAAGAGAGAGCGTCAACATGCTGAGCAGCCTGTTTCTGTGCCAGAAGCTCCAG CACCAGTCTCGTCACCTGGAAGGAATTCACCAGAAGATGCACCAACTAAAGCTCCACCGCTACCTGGATCTAAGCCACCCAGTGAGAGCAGGGCACCAGAGAGTCCTCTCTCCTCAATTGCCCCGG TCGTTAACATGCCAGCTCCACGGGGAAAGCCGCACAATTCACTGCCCACCATCCCAAGAAATCCAGAAGTTTCACCATCCATTCCACCAG TCCTGAATGCGCCTGCTCCAAGGGGAAATCCAGAAAATCCACTGCCCACCCACCCAATCATTCCAGAAGTCTCACCATCTGTTCCACCAG TCCTTAATGCGCCTTCTCCAAGGGGAAAGCCACAGAAACCGCTGCCCGTTCGCCCAAACAATCCAGAAGTCTCACCATCCATTCCACCAG GTAAGCATGAGATATCCCCTGTATCAACTCTGTGGCCAAGCATCCACCACAAAAGAGCAAGTGCTCCAGCTGCTGCACCTCCTAATGGGATTATCAGTCAGCATCCAGCAAAAG CTCCTACTGAACACAAAGCCATGGGATCCTCTACTAATGCTCCTCATAAATTCTTTAATTCTCCCCCCAAGGAAAGATTATATCCTCCTTTATCTGCACCTTCAACCTCATTTCAGAGGGATCACCGCCTAAAAGATAACATGACAGCAATCACTCCGTCATCTTATGAAGTTCATCCTCATCTTTCAACTGAACAAG GTCCATTGATACCTCCATCTCCTTCGTTTCACGCAAAATCATATCCAAAGACTAACCTTAGGCACCAATCTCATTCACCGTTAACTGCAG GATCATCGGTCCCACCACTTCTTGCGCCTTTAACATCTCCAGAAAGCCATGATTCTCCTGCAATAGCACCCTCTCCGGCTGCTTCATCTAGACCAACTAAAA AGCCATTTCTTTCCCCTCCCCTTGGGTCTTCATCAAGGCATCCAAAGATACCGCATCCATTTCAAGCACTACCACCGCCACCTCCTAACGAAG ATTGCGCATCATTGGCTTGCGCGGAGCCTTTCACAAATGGTCCACCAAAAACaccttgtgtttgtgtcttgcCCATGCGAGTTGGACTACGCCTTAGTGTAGCACTCTACACCTTCTTCCCTTTGGTTTCGGAGCTGGCTACAGAAATCGCTGTTGGTGTATTTATAGATCCAAGTCAAGTCCGTATTATGGGAGCAAATTCAGCCAGCCAGTATCCAGAAAAGACCATTGTCCTTATTGATTTGGTACCCCTTGGAGAAAAATTTGATAACACTACAGCATTTCTGACATCTCAAAGATTCTGGCACAAACAAGTTCTTATAAAAGCTTCACTCTTTGGTGATTATGATGTATTGTATGTGCAATATCCAG GTCTTCCTCCCTCCCCTCCTTCAGCAGCTTCAGACATTGATACCATAGGTAGCCGACCATATCCTGGTGATAATAACGGAAGGACCATACAGCCTCTTGGAGTTGATGTGAGCGGGCAACGGCACAAAAGTGGGCCAAATCGGAGTGTCATAGCAGTAATTGTATTGTCAGCCTCTGTCGCAGTTATTTTATGCTGTGCCGTGGCATGGGTTTTGCTTTTCAGACATAGAGATCGCGGATGTCAGTCAGACCCAACTCCACCAACTACATTACCGTCCCTTGCAAAGTCATCAG GGATTGCAGCCTCCATGATTGGGAGCAGGCCAAACTCTCCTTCATTATCCTTTAGTTCTAGCTTTGCTGCTTATACTGGTTCAGCTAGAACATTCAGTTCAAGTGAAATTGAGAGAGCAACTGACAACTTCAATGAAGCAAGAGTACTAGGTGAAGGGGGATTTGGTCGTGTTTATAGTGGTGTGCTTGATGATGGAACGAAAGTGGCTGTGAAAATCCTCAAGAGAGACGATCAGCAGGGTGGTCGTGAATTTTTGGCTGAAGTAGAGATGCTGAGCCGCCTCCATCATAGGAACTTGGTCAAGTTGATAGGCATATGTATTGAGGAACGCAGTCGCTGTTTAGTTTATGAGCTCATGCCAAATGGCAGCGTAGAATCTCACCTTCACG GTGTTGACAAGGAAATTTCTCCACTTGATTGGCATGCCCGAATGAAAATAGCACTTGGTGCTGCCCGAGGCCTGGCCTATTTGCATGAAGATTCCAGTCCCCGTGTCATACATAGGGATTTTAAATCTAGTAACATCTTACTGGAACATGATTTCACCCCAAAAGTGTCTGATTTTGGTTTGGCTAGAGCTGCATTAGATGAAGAAAACAGACACATATCCACTCGAGTCATGGGAACTTTTGG GTATGTAGCTCCAGAATATGCTATGACGGGGCATCTCCTTGTAAAGAGTGATGTTTACAGCTATGGGGTTGTCCTACTTGAGCTGCTAACCGGAAGAAAGCCGGTGGATATGTCCCAACCACCTGGTCAAGAGAATTTAGTGGCTTGGGCACGCCCACTCCTAACGAGTGAAGAAGGTCTGGAGTTGATTGTGGACTCTACTTTGGGGCCTGATTTCCCTTCTGATGACATTGTAAAAGTAGCTGCTATTGCTTCAATGTGTGTTCAACCAGAGGTATCGCACAGGCCTTTCATGGGTGAGGTCGTCCAGGCTTTGAAGTTGGTGTGTAGCGAAGGTGAACAGACAAAAGAATTCGTGTCTCGAAGTTGTAGCCGAGATGATCTGTCTATTGACATGGACGCTAGGATGAGTACAGCTTCGGGCCAATTGTTGATGAACCCTCGATCCCCCGTGTCTAACTCCGACAGTGAGCTGGATGTTGAGAGGGGACTCTCAATGTCCGATTTACTGAGTCCATTAGcaagatttggaaagaaagattCCAGTCCATTTAGGAGGTACTCAAGCTCAGGTCCTTTCAGAACAGGAAAAACCAGGAGGCTATGGCAAAAAATGAGACGATTATCTGCAGGTAGTGTAAGCGAGCATGGGATGATGTTTGGGTTGCAGTGTGGATCCCACTAA